A region of Propionispora hippei DSM 15287 DNA encodes the following proteins:
- a CDS encoding response regulator has translation MAQVLVVDDALIMRRTIGGMLEKNGHTVAAEAGNGVQAVEAYRQHRPDLVTMDITMPGMDGIEALKQIVALDPAARVMIVSALGQQHKVFDALQYGAKSYILKPFKEERLIGVINDILENRTCGDFVSERLGNRMAEPEDKLPPGVDLAAISLPHTAAFAAEEDSESLKVTVVRQFVQRDFAELSRLTAERAASGAGQFSLDLTKCQAVHDGVAPGFADLLEKLALAGLQVRVSCHTQDYLRFFRNVPALGAVEFILLKK, from the coding sequence ATGGCGCAAGTACTGGTGGTAGATGACGCATTGATCATGCGTAGAACGATTGGTGGCATGTTAGAAAAAAACGGGCATACCGTAGCGGCGGAAGCCGGTAATGGCGTGCAGGCTGTGGAAGCCTACCGGCAGCACCGGCCCGATCTGGTAACTATGGATATTACCATGCCTGGGATGGACGGCATTGAAGCGCTAAAGCAGATTGTCGCCCTGGACCCGGCAGCGAGGGTGATGATTGTCAGTGCGCTGGGACAGCAGCACAAGGTGTTTGACGCCTTGCAATACGGGGCTAAAAGCTACATTCTTAAACCTTTTAAGGAAGAACGGCTGATTGGTGTAATCAATGATATTTTGGAAAACCGGACATGCGGTGATTTTGTTTCCGAACGGCTGGGCAACCGGATGGCTGAGCCGGAGGACAAGCTGCCGCCCGGCGTGGATTTAGCGGCTATTTCCCTGCCCCATACTGCTGCCTTTGCTGCGGAGGAGGATAGCGAGAGCTTAAAAGTCACGGTAGTCCGGCAATTTGTGCAGCGGGATTTTGCCGAATTGTCCCGGTTGACGGCGGAGCGGGCCGCCAGCGGCGCCGGGCAGTTCAGCCTCGATCTTACGAAGTGCCAGGCCGTTCATGACGGCGTGGCGCCAGGTTTTGCCGACCTGCTGGAAAAGCTCGCGCTGGCAGGTCTGCAAGTGCGGGTCAGTTGCCACACTCAGGACTATTTGCGTTTTTTCCGGAATGTACCTGCTCTGGGAGCGGTTGAGTTTATCTTGCTGAAAAAGTGA
- a CDS encoding MgtC/SapB family protein encodes MTDGEIALRLLVAGILGGIIGYERQAKHKAAGLRTHTLVSIGSCLIMILSISLYEMVQGKTNADPARLAAQVVSGIGFLGAGSIMKEGLTVKGLTTAASLWVVSGVGLAAGGGFYVSALMTTVLVFSILVILTRMEARLYSKQFINIVVTSEDRPEQIGAIGACLGGHGVSIRDLKIEENNHHLLFHLLLQLPDKHNMNCILANLAAISGVKSVACDSAGMVREHELQ; translated from the coding sequence ATTACAGATGGTGAAATCGCCTTACGGCTGCTGGTGGCCGGTATCCTGGGAGGAATTATCGGCTATGAACGGCAGGCCAAGCATAAGGCGGCCGGGCTTAGAACACACACGCTGGTTAGTATCGGGTCCTGCCTGATTATGATCCTGTCCATCAGTCTTTACGAAATGGTCCAGGGGAAAACCAATGCCGATCCGGCCCGGCTGGCGGCCCAGGTAGTGAGCGGCATCGGTTTTCTGGGAGCCGGCAGCATTATGAAAGAGGGACTTACCGTCAAAGGATTAACCACGGCGGCCAGTTTATGGGTTGTTTCCGGCGTGGGACTGGCGGCGGGAGGCGGTTTTTATGTCAGCGCGTTGATGACTACCGTATTGGTGTTTAGTATTTTGGTTATTTTGACCCGCATGGAGGCAAGACTATACAGTAAGCAGTTTATCAATATAGTTGTCACCAGCGAGGACCGGCCGGAGCAGATCGGGGCTATTGGGGCCTGTCTTGGCGGTCATGGGGTCAGCATCCGCGACCTAAAGATCGAAGAAAACAATCATCATCTGCTGTTTCATCTGTTGCTGCAATTGCCGGATAAACACAATATGAACTGTATACTGGCTAATTTGGCGGCGATATCCGGGGTAAAATCGGTGGCCTGCGATTCGGCGGGAATGGTGCGGGAGCATGAACTGCAGTAA
- the ilvN gene encoding acetolactate synthase small subunit produces the protein MRQVLSILVQNQPGVLVRVAGMFSRRGFNIDSLTVGVTQDPEYSRITAAVCGDQSVVDQVTKQLEKLVEVVAVQSLSQTSSVTRGMALLKVRAGDKRTEVLKLAEVFRANVVDVQETTLTLEITGDEDKINALADLLVPYGLLEMIRTGLIGLARGENTIYQYEERYTHDENVL, from the coding sequence GTGAGGCAGGTGTTATCCATTCTGGTGCAGAATCAGCCCGGCGTGCTGGTCAGGGTTGCCGGCATGTTTTCCCGGCGGGGGTTCAATATTGACAGCCTCACGGTCGGTGTAACCCAGGACCCGGAGTACTCACGCATTACGGCGGCCGTTTGCGGCGATCAGTCCGTAGTGGATCAGGTGACCAAGCAACTGGAAAAGCTAGTGGAAGTGGTGGCTGTGCAAAGTCTGTCACAGACTTCTTCTGTCACCAGGGGAATGGCCTTATTAAAGGTCCGGGCCGGCGACAAGCGTACCGAGGTACTGAAGCTTGCCGAGGTATTCCGGGCTAATGTGGTGGATGTGCAGGAAACGACCCTGACCCTGGAGATTACCGGCGACGAGGATAAAATCAATGCACTGGCGGATCTTCTTGTGCCATACGGATTGTTGGAAATGATCCGTACCGGTCTTATCGGTTTGGCACGGGGTGAAAATACAATATATCAATACGAGGAGAGATACACTCATGACGAAAATGTACTATGA